One window of Microcoleus vaginatus PCC 9802 genomic DNA carries:
- a CDS encoding peptidase M48, whose product MSSHAPLRKAGRAAKAGVKLIQKTGGNLVLASGVTITMLFGMVLALSLASVLILNSPDPVAGLAIALPITLIFNIAAFFLSPYLMDLSQNWLYHTRWVSLAEIESLSPETAKVIKKVCKQKKLQQPRLGIIDDQNPTAFTYGSFPNSARLVVSQGLFTYLDDEEIATVYAHELGHIVHWDFAVMTLASTLVQITYLIYTTAHRMGRSGGNKAKDAAGTVAAVAYLFYIAGTYLLLYLSRTREYFADHFAAETTGNPNALSRALVKIAYGILEEGQRATEPSRLLEGTRALGIYDAKAATSTGTAYRITSEPEKIGRVFLWDMFNPWGWWMELNSTHPLTGKRVRALSTYAEQLDLDVEFDMGRIVGEGNDLSKRRLYGNFVFDLLLYSAETLGLAVGFAIGISLYAVNPMMMVACPLIGVGTGILLKTLVMFPNYEEAEHLDVLTLMSDPYASPLRGQPTQLQGELIGRGDAGYTFGSDLKLQDRTGMIYLRYASRFGPVGNFMFGLKRVESLIGMDVRTLGWFRRGVAPWMDLIQLESDSGTTVKSYHRFSSVVMAIGAIAIGIASLFISFAA is encoded by the coding sequence ACAGAAAACTGGCGGAAATCTCGTTTTAGCTTCCGGCGTCACCATTACCATGCTATTTGGTATGGTGTTAGCGCTATCTTTAGCCTCAGTTTTGATTCTCAACAGTCCCGATCCAGTCGCCGGATTGGCGATCGCACTTCCCATAACTCTGATTTTTAACATCGCTGCTTTTTTCCTATCGCCTTACTTGATGGACTTAAGCCAAAATTGGCTATACCATACTCGCTGGGTTTCCCTAGCAGAAATTGAAAGCCTCAGTCCCGAAACAGCGAAAGTTATTAAGAAGGTTTGCAAGCAGAAAAAACTCCAGCAGCCGCGTTTAGGAATTATCGACGACCAAAACCCTACTGCTTTTACTTACGGTTCATTTCCAAACAGCGCTCGCTTAGTCGTCAGTCAAGGTCTTTTTACCTATTTAGACGACGAAGAAATTGCCACTGTTTACGCCCACGAACTCGGTCACATCGTCCACTGGGACTTTGCAGTAATGACTTTAGCTTCGACTTTGGTGCAGATTACTTATTTAATTTACACTACAGCTCACAGGATGGGTCGAAGTGGTGGCAACAAAGCTAAAGATGCTGCCGGTACTGTAGCTGCTGTTGCTTATTTGTTTTATATCGCCGGCACTTATTTATTGCTGTATTTGTCACGGACGCGAGAATATTTTGCCGACCATTTTGCAGCCGAAACAACCGGAAATCCCAACGCTTTGTCTCGCGCTTTGGTAAAAATTGCTTACGGTATTTTGGAAGAAGGGCAAAGAGCCACCGAACCCAGCCGCTTATTAGAAGGAACTCGCGCTTTAGGCATTTACGATGCCAAAGCTGCCACATCTACCGGAACTGCTTACAGGATTACTTCGGAACCGGAAAAAATTGGGCGAGTGTTTTTGTGGGATATGTTTAATCCGTGGGGTTGGTGGATGGAGTTGAACTCTACTCACCCCCTGACTGGTAAACGAGTTCGCGCTTTGAGCACTTATGCCGAACAATTAGACTTGGATGTTGAGTTTGACATGGGCCGGATTGTCGGTGAAGGCAACGATTTGAGCAAGCGGAGATTGTACGGCAATTTTGTGTTCGATTTACTGCTGTACAGTGCAGAAACTCTGGGATTAGCGGTGGGTTTTGCGATCGGCATTTCGCTGTATGCTGTAAACCCGATGATGATGGTTGCTTGTCCTTTAATCGGTGTAGGTACGGGAATTTTGCTCAAGACTTTGGTGATGTTCCCGAATTACGAAGAAGCAGAACATTTGGATGTTTTAACCTTAATGTCTGACCCTTACGCCAGTCCCTTGCGGGGTCAACCGACGCAACTACAAGGCGAATTAATTGGTCGCGGCGATGCGGGTTATACCTTCGGTTCTGATTTGAAATTGCAAGACAGAACGGGAATGATTTATCTGCGCTATGCTTCTCGTTTTGGGCCAGTTGGTAATTTTATGTTTGGCTTGAAACGGGTTGAAAGCTTGATTGGAATGGATGTTAGGACTTTGGGTTGGTTCCGCCGGGGTGTTGCACCTTGGATGGATTTGATTCAGCTTGAAAGCGATAGCGGTACGACGGTTAAGAGTTATCACCGCTTCTCGTCTGTTGTGATGGCTATAGGGGCGATCGCGATCGGTATTGCCTCGCTATTTATATCATTCGCTGCTTGA